Genomic segment of Acidimicrobiales bacterium:
GCCCACCAGGTCGAAGATGTCGTCGAACTCGCGGCCCTTCACCACCATCTTCTCGTAGATGGAGTAGAGGTGCTTCTCCCGCCCGGTGACCTCGGCCTCGATGCGCAGCTCCGACAGCCGCTGCTGCACCTCCTCCAGCACCTGCGTGAGGTACAGGTCGCGCTCGGGCGCCCGGATCGACACCATGTGGTCGATCTCGGCGTAGCGCTTGGGGTGCGACGCGGCGAACGCCAGGTCCTCCAGCTGGGTCTTCACGTCCTGCATCCCCAGCCGGTGGGCCAGCGGCGCGTAGATGTCGAGCGTCTCCTGGGCGATGCGGTGCTGCTTCCACGCCGGCAGCGCCGCGATCGTGCGCATGTTGTGGAGGCGGTCGGCCAGCTTGATGATCAGGACCCGCAGGTCCTTGGCCATGGCGACCAGCATCTTCCGCATGGTGGCGGCCTGCTGCGCCTCACGGGAGTCGAACTGGACCCGGTCGAGCTTGGTGACGCCGTCGACGATGGCGGCGACGTCCTTCCCGAACCGCAGCGACACCTCGTCGAGCGTCATGCCCGTGTCCTCGACGGTGTCGTGGAGCAGGGCGGCGGCGACGGTGACGTCGTCGAGCCCCAGCTCGGCGACGATGCGGGCGACGGCCAGCGGATGCTGGATGTACGCCTCGCCCGACGAGCGGGCCTGACCGCGGTGGGCGTCGGCGGCCCGCAGGTAGGCCCGGGTGATCAGCGCGGTGGGGGCCTTGGGGTGACGGTGGCGGAACGAGCTCAGCAACGGGGCGACCTCGTCCGCGGGCGGCTGCTGGTTCCGCCGCCACGGCAGGACTCGATCGACCGTCGGCACCTTTGCCTCCCCTATCCGAACGTCACACCAGAAGGATCACAAGGTCAGAAGACTGAATAGCTGGTAGTCACGCAGTTTCGCCCGTCCCTCGAGGAAACCCAACTCGACGACGAACCCGAGACCCGCCACCCGCCCGCCCACCGATTGAAGCAGACGGCACGTGGCTGCCGCAGTACCCCCCGTCGCCAAAACGTCGTCGACCACCAGCACAGCTTCGCCCGCCTCGACGGCGTCGCGGTGGATCTCCAGGGTGTCGGTGCCGTACTCGAGCTCGTAGGTCTCGGCGACCGTCTCGTGCGGCAGCTTGCCCGGCTTACGGACCGGCACCAGGCCCAGGCCCATCCGGTAGGCGACCGCGGCGGCGAAGGTGAAGCCCCGGGCCTCGATCCCCACCACCTTGCCGATCGGCCCGTCCGGCAACCCCTCGGCGTAGTCGACCAGGGCGTCGACCACGAAGCGGAACGCCTCGGGGTCGCCGAGCAGCGGCGTCAGGTCCTTGAAGACGATGCCCGGCTCGGGGAAGTCGGGCACGTCCCGCACACGGCTCAGCAGCGCAGCTTCGTCCATCCGGGAAGACTACGAGCCGCGCCGGGCCGCTCTCGCACGACTCAGCGGCGGGGGCCGCCCTTGCTCTTCTTGCGGGGACGGGCGGGGATGACCCGGCCCGAGGGCGCCACCACCGAGTCGCCGCCGTTGGTCACACCGCTCTGACCCGACCCGCCCGACGACGCCACGGCCGCCGTGGCCCCCGACGCAGAGGCGACCACCTCGCCGCCCCGGGCCTCGACCCGGCGCTTGATGTCGCGGTAGCGGGGCTCGCGCTCCTTCAGCAGCGCCAGTAACGGCGAGGCGATGAAGATCGACGAGTAGGCACCCGAGAACAGGCCGATGAGCAGGGCCAGCGCGAACTCCTGCAGGGTCGTCGCCCCCATGATCCAGGAGCCGACGACCAGCAGCGATCCCACCGGCAGCAACGCCGTGATCGACGTGTTGAGCGAGCGCATCAGCGTCTGGTTGAGGGACATGTTGACCATGCCGCCGTAGCTCATCCCACCCGTGGACGACACCAGGCGCGTGTTCTCGTCGACCTTGTCGAACACGACGATGCCGTCGTAGATGGAGAAGCCGAGGATGGTGAGGATGGCGATCACGGTGGCCGGCGTCACCTCCAGCCCCGTGAGCGAGTACACGCCGGCGGTGATCGCCACGTCGTGGATCAGGGCCACCAGGGTGGGAACCGCCATCGCCCACTCGAAGCGCAACGTGATGTAGATGGTGACCAGCACGAGGAAGACCACCAGCGCGCGCAGGGCCTTCTCGCTGATCTCCTCACCCCACGACGGTCCCACCTCGTTGAGGTTCACCTCGTCGACCGTCGCCCCGGTCAGATCGGCCAGCTTGGCCGTGACCTGGTCGCTCTCCTCGACGTCGATCGGCTCGGACTCGACCCGCAGCTCCTCCACGCCGTCGTTGTCCTGCGTCTGGATGGTGGCGCTGCTCAGGCCGAACTCGCCGAGGGCGTCACGGGCGTCGGCCACCGACGCGTCGCCGGCAGGCAGCTCCCACACCACGCCGCCCTCGAAGTCGATGCCCAGCTGGAAGCCCCGGGTCACCAGCGAGCCCAGGCTCAGCAGCACGGCGACGGCTGAGATGATGAACCAGACGCGGCGCCGGCCGATGAAGTCGAACCGGGTCTCGCCGTGGTAGAGCCTGCTCCAGATCGACCGCTTCTTCGCCGGCCGCTCGGCCTGTGCCGCCAGCTCGTCGGTGACGGCCTGCTCTTCCTGCTCGTCGTCGGTCGTGCTCATCTGCCCGCTCCTGCGGCCGCGGTGGTCGACGTCTCGGGCATCGCCAGGCCGCGGGCCACGCCCAGCACCGGCGCCTCGGTGAACAGCCGGCTGCGCGACAGGTAGGTGACCACCGGGCGGGTGAAGGACCAGGCCACGATCACGTCGAGGACGGTGGACAGCCCCAGGAAGAAGGCGAAGCCGCGCACCGAGCCCACGGTCAGCCACCACAGGACGGCGGCACCGAGGAACGACGAGATGTCCGCCGCGAGGATCGTGCGGAACGCCCGGCTGAAGGCCCGCTCCGTGCTACTTCGCAACGTCCGACCGGCCTTGACCTCGTCTTTGAGGCGTTCGAAGAACACCACGTACGAGTCGACGGTCACGCCGACGGAGATGATGATGCCGGTCACGCCGGCCAGCGTGAGCGCCAGCCCGCGGGTCTCTCCGAGCCACGACACGATCGTGTACAGCAGCGAGCTCCACACGGCGAGCCCCAGGATCACGACGATCCCCAGGGCCCGGTAGTAGAAGACCAGGTAGAGCACCACGAGGGCGATGCCGACGAGACCGGCGATGATGCCGGCCCGCAGCGAGTCCTCGCCGAGCGACGCCGACACCGTCTTCACCGTCTGGCGCTCCAGCTCGACGGGCAGCGAGCCGTACTTCAGGACCAGGGCCAGGTCCTTCGCCTCGCGCTCGCTGAAGGCGCCGCTGATGCTGATGCTGTCGCGGCTGAAGTTGGCGTTGTTGATCGACGGCGCCGACTGGACGACCGAGTCGAGCACGATGGCGAGCTTCCCGCTCGGGCACACCGTCTGGTCGGCGCCCTGGAAGCACTTGGCGGCGATCGAGTTGAACAGGTCGATGCCCTCCGCCCCGGAGTGCATGGTCAGGCCGACCTCCCACTCGCCGGTCTGGCCGAGGCGGGCATCGGCCGACTGCACGATCTCGCCGGTCGCCAGCATCGGGCCGAGCTGGTAGATGGCGGTTTCGTCCTTGTCGGCCAGGAACACCTGGGCCTCGGCCGTGTCGTCCTCCGGCTTGGTGAGGACGTCGTCGATGCTGGTGGGCGGGGCCGTGGTGGGGGTCGTGGCCCCGGGCGCCGTCGTGGTGGGCGTCGGCGGTGCGGTGGTGGTCGTCGGGTCGGGCTCCTGCAGCGCCGCCGCGCTCTCGCCCTCGACCAGGCCGCCGCCGGTCCCGAACGCCCCTTCGTCGGTCGACCCGTCGGCCGCAGTCGTGGTGGTCGACTCGTCGATCGCGGTCGTCGTCGACCCGTCGGCCGGCGCCGTGGTGGTGGTCGTGGCGTCGCCCTCTTCGAGCGCCCCGGTGGGGATCTCCTGCAGCACCGGGCGGAACCGCAGCTCGGCGGTCTGGCCCACCAGCTCGATCGCCCGGTCCCGGTTCTCGACGCCCGGGAGCTGCACGAGGATGTTGTCGCCCTGCTTCACGATCTCCGGCTCGGCGACGCCCAGGCCGTCGACGCGGCGACGGATGATCTGCAGCGCCACGTCCAGCTCGCCCGACGACGTCTCCGCCGTGGGCCGCAGCACCACCGACACACCGCCCTGCAGGTCGAGTCCCAGCTCGGGGCTGCTGTCGGTGATCACCGTGAAGGCGAGGCCACCGAAGGCGCAGACCAGGATGAAGATCAGGGGGTACAGCAGGCGACGGCGCATCAGTCCTCAGTCTCTTCGGGCAGCTCGGGACCCGGTTCGTCGAACCCGGCGACGGCGTGCTCCACCCGTCGCAGCACCGCCATGCGGGCCACCCGCAGCTCCACCGACGGCGCCACCTCCACGGTCATCTCCTCGGGCCCGATGGTGGTGATGCGACCGAAGATGCCGGCGGTGAGCACGATCTCGTCGTCTTCTTCGAGTGAGGCGACCAACTGCTGGTGGGCCCGGACCCGCCGCTGCTGCGGCAGCAGGAACAGAACCCAGAGCAGACCGAAGGTCACAGCGAGGATGAGCAGGGGTTGCATGGGAACCGGTCGACACTAGCGCCGGTCCGGGGGGTGTGCCGCCTCAGCCCCGACCTCTGCTGCCGAGCCCTCCGGCCCCTGCCGCCTCGGCAGCCTCTGCGTCTTCCAGGCGGCGGGTCAGGAAGGCCCGTTCGGGCTCCGTGCGGGCCAGGGCGACGGCCCGGCGGAAGCTGGTCGCGGCCTCGTCCCAGCGTCCCAGCCGGGCCATCAGGTCGCCCCGGGTCGCCGGCAGCTGGTGGGAGCGGGCAAGGCGGGGGTCGTCGGCCACGGCGTCGAGCACGACCAGGCCGGCCTGCGGACCCTCGGCGTAGGCGACCGCCACCGCCCGGTTCAGCTCCACCACCGGCGACGGCGCCACCAGGGCCAGCTCGGCGTACAGGGCGGCGATCTGCGCCCAGTCGGTGGTCTCCCAGGTAGGGGCGGCGGCGTGGACCGCGGCGATCTCCGCCTGCAGCTGGTAGGGCCCGCGACGGCGGGCGGCCGACAGGTGGACCATCCCGTCGGCGATCCGGTCGCGGTCCCAGCGGCCCCGGTCCTGGTGCTCCAGCAGCACCAGGTGGCCGTCGTCCGACAGCCGCGTCGCCCGCCGGCTGTCCTGGAGCAGCAGCAGGGCGAGCAGGGCGTGGGTCTCGGCGTGGTCGCCCATCAGGTCGGCCACGAGGCGGGCCAGGCGGATGGCCTCGTCGCACAGCTCGCGACGGATGAGGGCGTCACCCGAGGTGGCGGCGTAGCCCTCGGTGAACACCAGGTAGATGCAGGCCAGCACCGACGACAGGCGCTCCGGCAGCCGGGCGGCGGGCGGCACCCGGAAGGGGATGCCGGCGTCGCGGATCTTGCGCTTGGCCCGCGACAGGCGCTGGCCGACGGTGGCCGGGGGCTGCAGGAACGCCCGGGCGATCTCGGGGGTCTGCAGGCCGCAGACCAGCCGCAGGGTCAGCGCCACCTGGGCCTCTGGCGACAGGGTCGGGTGGCAGCAGGTGAACACCAGGCGCAGCTGGTCGTCGGGGACGGGGTGGAGGTCGGGCGGGTCCTCCAGAGCCGCGAGGACCGTGCGGGTGGCCGCCTCCTCGTTGCCGGGACGCCTCGTCTCCCGGCGGACCCGGTCGAGCGCCCGGTTGCGGGAGGTGGTGGTGAGCCAGGCGACCGGCTCGCGGGGCACGCCCCGCAGCGGCCAGGTGCGCAGGGCCTCGACGAACGCCTCCTGCACGGCGTCCTCGGCGGCGCCCACGTCGCCGAGCCGGCGGGCCAGCGACGCCAGCACCCAGCCCGACTCGGCCCGGAAGGTGCGCTCGGCGACCTCCCGGGCCTCCCGGGCCGACGTGGGCGTCGGGGTCGGGCTCGTCACGGGCCGGGTCTCAGCCCTCGCCGAGCTCCATGGCGGGACGCAGCTCGACGGCGCCGCCCGGGCTCGTCGGGATCGCCCGGGCCACCGCGACGGCGTCGTCGGGCGACGAGGCGCGCAGCACGTAGAGCCCGCCGAGCACGCCCGGGGCGTCGACGGCGGGGCCATCGGTCACCCGCACCTGCCCGTCACGCACCCGCACGGTGGTGGCAGTGGCCACCGGGTGCAGCGCGAGGCCGGACGTCAACGACCCGACGTGGTCGTCCATGAACCGGCCGTGGCGGGCCGACATCTCCTCCCACTCGGGCGACTCGGGTGGCGCCCCCTCCGCCTCCGGGGCGTAGACGAGCGCCAGGTAGCGGGTGTCACCCGGCTGCGTCTCCACCGGCTCCTCGGGCTCCCACAGCATCACCAGCGGCCGCACCTCGACGGCGCCGTGGGGCGTGGACGCGGCGGGGAGGTCGGCCGCCTGCTCGACCGCGTCGTCGAGCGTCTCGGCCTCGAGCACGAAGTAGCCGCCGATCACCTCCGCCGTCTCGGTGAACGGCCCATCGGTGACCAGCGACGCCCGCACCGTGCGAGCGGTGTCGCTGGCGTGGAGCGCCTCGCCCCCGAGGATCGCTGCAGCATGCTTGGTGTGGAAGGCCTCGTAGGCGCCCATCTCGGCGTCCCACTCCGGGGTGCCGGGCGACGTGAGGGAGTCCTCACGGTCGTAGAGGGTGGCCAGGTACTGCATCACATGAACTCCATGATCGGGCGGAGCTCGACGGCGCCGCCGGGGTTGGTGGGGATGTCCTGGGCCACGGCGACGGCGTCGCTCCGGGTGGCGGCCCGCAGCAGGTAGAGGCCGCCGATGACCTCCTCGGTCTCGGCGAACGGGCCGTCGGTCACCAGCAGGTCGCCGTTGCGCACCCGCACGGTGGTGGCGGTGGCGGCCGGCTGGAGCGCCACGCCGCTGAGCAGGGCCGCGGCGTGCTTGTCGATGAACTGGCCGTGCACCGCGGCCATCTCGTCCCACTCCGGCGTGTCGGGGACGTCGGCCGCGCTCTCCTTGCCGTAGATGGTGGCCAGGTAGCGGACGTCGCCCGGCTGCGTCTCGACCGGCAGCTCCGGCGCCCACACCATGACGACCGGCCGCACCTCGACCGCGCCGTCCGGGTCGGAGGCGGCGGGGATCTCCTTGACCAGGTCCACCACCTGGTCGAACGTGTCGGTCTCGAGCACGTAGTAGCCGCCGACGACCTCGGTCGACTCGGTGAAGGGCCCGTCGGTGACCAGCGGCGCCTCGGTGCCGGGCCGGGGCTCGCGGACGGTGCTGCCGGTGGCGACCGGCTGGAGGGCCTCGCCGCCCCGGATCGCCGACGCCGCCAGCTGACCGAACCGCGTGTAGCCCTCGTTCATCTCGCGCAGCTCGTCGGCGTCGGACTCGGTCGGGCCCCGCTCACGGACGTAGATCGTTGCCAGGTACTGCATGGTCATGTTCCTCGTCTCTCGGGGCGGGGCACTCCCCCGCCACCGTGATGACGAACGGCCCGCGGCCCTTTCGACAGTGTCGCCGAATTGGTCGGGTGGCCGGCGGATCAGCGGTTCGTGGCGCCGGGGAGCCACACGTCGGCGACGCGGGCCCGCAGGTCGGCGAGCGTGCCGGCCACGATCGCCTCGCGGATCTGGTGGACCAGGTCGAACGTCCACCACACGTTGTGCAGGGTGAGCAGCCGGGCGGCGGTCGGCTCGTCGACCGACAGCAGGTGGCGCAGGTAGCCCCGTGACCAGCGGGCGCACACGGCGCAGCTGCAATGGGGGTCCAGCGGGCCCGAATCGTCGGCGTAGCGGCGGTTGCTGATGTTGAGACGGCCCCGGGAGGTGAGCAGCGTGCCGTGGCGGGCCAGCCGGGTGGGCAGCACGCAGTCGAACATGTCGACGCCCCGGGCCACCACGTCGACCAGGCCCAACGGGTCGCCCAGGCCCATGAAGTAGCGGGGGCGGTCCCTGGGGAGGGGTTCCAGCGCCGCGTCGAGGGCCGGGAGCATCACGTCGCGCTCCTCGCCCACCGACAGGCCGCCCACGGCGTACCCGTCGAAGCCGACGGCCACGGTCCGCTCGGCGCTCTCGGTGCGGAGGTCGGCCTCGACGCCGCCCTGGACGATGCCGAACTGGTTGAGGTCGGGCCGCTGGTGGGCCAGGAACGCCTCGCGGGCCCGGCCGGCCCACAGCGCGGTGCGGTCGACGGCGGCGGCGATCACGTCGCGGGGGCTGGGGAGCGCCGAGCACACGTCGAGCACCATCTGGATGTCGCTGCCCAGCTGCACCTGGATGTCGACGGCGCCCTCGGGGGTGAGGTGGTGGCGGCTGCCGTCGTAGGTCGACGCGAACGTGGCGCCCTCGTCGTCGACCGTCGGTTGCAGCGAGAACACCTGGTAGCCGCCGGAGTCGGTGAGCACGTGGCCCGACCAGGCGGCGAACCCGTGCAGCCCGCCCAGCTTCTCGACCACCTCGGCGCCGGGCCGCAGCATCAGGTGGTAGGTGTTGCCGAGCACCACCTCGGCGCCCAGCTCGTCGAGGTCGGCCGACGACAGCGTCCGCACCGCGCCCCGGGTGCCCACCGGCATGAAGCACGGGGTCGCGAACGTCCCGCGGGCCGTCGTCACCGTGCCGGTGCGGGCATCGCCGTCGGTGCTCTCCACCGCGAAGCCCAGCGTCACGTCGGGTCCCGTTCGAGGAGCATGGCGTCGCCGAAGGAGAGGAAGCGGTACTGCCGGGTGAGGGCCTCGGCGTAGAGGTCGCGCCAGCGGGGGCCGACGAAGGCGTCGACCAGCACCAGCAGCGACGAGCGGGGCAGGTGGAAGTTGGTGAGCAGCACGTCGACGACCTGCCAGTCGAAGGGGCGGCGGATGAAGAGGTCGGTGCGGCCCTCGGGTTCCTGGCGGCGGGCGGCGGATTCCAGGGCCCGGACCGCCGTGGTGCCGACGGCGATCACCCGACCGGCCGCGTTGCGACATGCGGCCAGCGTCTCGGGCGGCACCCGGTAGCGCTCCGAGTGCATGTGGTGGTCCTCGACCCGCTCGGCGACCATGGGCTTGAAGGTGCCGAGGCCGACGGCCAGCTCCACGGTGGCGATGGTGGCGCCGGCGGCCCGGCAGCCGTCGAGCACCTCGTCGGTGAGGTGCAGGCCCGCGGTGGGCGCGGCCACCGAATCGGGGCGGTCGGCGAACACCGTCTGGTAGCGCTCGGGGTCGGCCAGCTCGGCGGTGATGTAGGGCGGCAACGGCACGGCGCCGTGGCGGGCCAGCGCCGCCTGCTCGTCGGCGGTGTGGAGGACGACGTGCCGGACGCCGCCGTCGTCGTCGGTCTGGCCACCCACCTCGACCACCAGGTCGGGGCCGGCGTCGATGCGGGTGCCAGGGGCGACCTTGCGGCTCGGCCGCACCAGGGCGTCCCAGCGACCGGGCCCGGTGCGCTCCAGGAGGAAGACCTCGACGGCGCCGCCGGTCGGCTTGCGCAGCTTCAGCCGGGCGGGCAGCACCCGGGTGGTGTTGACGACCATGACGTCACCGGGGCGGACCAGCTGCGGCAGGTCGGCGACCGTCCGGTGCTCCGGCGCATCGCCCTTGCCCCGGTCCACCAGCAGCCGCGCCCGGTCGCGCGGCTCCACCGGCACCTGGGCGATGGCGTGGGTGGGCAGGTCGTAGTCGAACGCGGCGGTCTGCATGGGAGCGGACCGAGGTTACCGGCACGCCCCGGGGTCACGACCAGAGCGTGGGGGAGGTGGGTGGGCCGTTCTCCTCGATGCGTTGGGGGACGGCGAGGCCGAGGTGGCGCCAGGCGCTGGGCATCGCGACCCGGCCCCGGGGGGTGCGGGCCAGGAGGCCCTCCTGGATGAGGAAGGGCTCGTAGACGTCCTCGACGGTCTCGGTCTGCTCGCCGACGCTGATCGACAGCGTCGACAACCCGACCGGCCCGCCGCCGAAGCGCTCGCACAGCGCCGACAGGATGGCCCGGTCGATCTTGTCGAGGCCCAGCGCGTCGACGCCGAACAGGGCCAGCCCGTCCTTGGCAGTGGCGTGGTCGATCTCGCCGTTGCTGCGCACCTCGGCGTAGTCGCGCACCCGGCGGAGCAGGCGGTTGGCGATCCGGGGCGTCCCCCGGGCCCGGCGGGCGATCTCGACGGCGCCCTCGCGGTCGATCAGCACCCCGAGGATGTCGGCCGCCCGCACGACGATGAGCTCCAGCTCCTCGGGCGTGTAGTAGTCGAGCCGGGCGACCAGGCCGAAGCGGTCGCGCAGGGGGCCGGTGATCGATCCCGTGCGGGTGGTGGCTCCCACCAGGGTGAAGTGGGGCACGTCGAGGCGGATCGACCGGGCGGCCGGCCCCTTGCCCAGCACGATGTCGAGCTGGAAGTCCTCCATCGCCGGGTAGAGCACCTCCTCGACCGGGCGGGGCAGGCGGTGGATCTCGTCGACGAACAGCACGTCGCCGGTGTCGAGCTGGGTGATGATCGCCGCCAGGTCACCGGCACGCTCCAGCGCCGGGCCCGAGGTGGTGTGCAGGTGGGCGCCCAGCTCGGCGGCGATGATCGCCGCCAGCGTGGTCTTGCCCAGGCCCGGTGGTCCGGCGAACAGCAGGTGGTCGGGCGACTGCCCCCGCCGCCGCGCTGCCTCCAGCACGATCCCGAGGTGGTCCTTCAGCTCGGCCTGGCCCACGAACTCGGCCAGCCGCTTCGGCCGCAACCCCGTCTCGATGCTCTCGACGGCCGGCTCCTCCTCCGGCTCCCGAGGGTTCGGGTCCAGCAGCTCCTCACGCACCGCCCGTCACCTCCTACCGGCCTCGGGACAGGTGGGCGAGGGCGGCCTTCAGCAGGGTGGCGGCGTCGCCGTCGGTGGGGAGGTCGGCGGTGGCGGCGCGGATCTCGTCGGTGGAGTAGCCGAGGCCGGCGAGCGCGGCCCGGACGTCGGCCCGCACCGTGTCGACCGGCGCGGCCGACGAGCCGTTGCCGCCCGCGGCCCCGATCACGGCGGGCGCCAGGTCGCTCTCGGGGATGTCGAGGCGCGACTTCAGCTCCACCAGCAGCCGGGCCGCCGTCTTCTTGCCGACGCCGGGCACCAGGCACAGGGCGGCCACGTCGTCCTCCAGCAGGACCCGGGCCAGCTCGTTGGGGGCGTGCACCGACAGGATCGCCAGCGCCAGCGCCGGCCCGACCCCGTGGGCCCCGATGAGCGCCTCGAACGTGAGCCGCTCGTCGCGGCTGGCGAACCCGTAGAGGGTGTCGGCGTCCTCGCGGACGTGGTGGTGGACCCACACGAAAACCTCGTCGCCGACGTCGCCCAGGCCGATGGTGGTGGTCGGCGACGTGACCACCCGGTACCCCATCCCGGCGACCTCGACGAGCACCTCGCTCGCACCCCGGTCCAGAAGTTGCCCGCGCAACGACCCGATCATCTGGTTGCTGCCTCCCTCACTCGACGCCGCATCGGCGCGTGGGCCAGGTGGCACAGCGCCAGGGCGACCGCATCGGCCGCGTCGGCCGGACGCAGCGGCGCCGCCAACCCCAGCAGCGTCTGCACCATCCGCTGCACCTGCTCCTTGTCGGCCCCGCCCATGCCCGACACCGCCTGTTTGACCTGGTTGGGCGAGTACTCGACGACCTCGCAGCCGACGGACAGCGCCTCCACCATCACCACGCCGGCGGCCTGGGCGACGGGGATGGCCGTGCGGACGTTGACCTGGAACAGCACCCGCTCGATCGCCACCACCGCCGGCGTCCGTTCGGCGAGGAGCGCCCGCACGTCGTCACGCAGGGCCAGTAGCCGCTCGGGCACCGGGTCGGCAGGGTCGGTCCGCAGGACGCCGGCCGACACCGCCGTCTGCCTCCGGCCCACCCGCTCGACCAACCCGTAGCCGCAGCGGGACAACCCCGGGTCGATGCCCAGCACGAACATGAGTTCGGACAGTAGCCGACCCGACAGTCCTCCGGGTGGACCCGCCCACGCCACGGCAAATTGCGCCGATCAGCCCGCTCCATGCGGGTTTTCCAACGCAATTTCGAAGATGGTCGGTCTTCAGCTGGCCTTGCGGATCGCGTCGATCAGCTCGGCCGTGGGACGGAACGTCAGGCCGGCGACCGCCCGGTGGGCGTGGCGCAGGATCCCGCCGGAGTCGACCACGAAGATCGACCGCCGGTAGAACCCCACCGGCCCCAGCACCCCGTAGGCCCGGGCCACGGCCTTGTCCGCGTCGGCCAGCAGCGGGAAGGCGAAGCCGCCCTGCTTGGCGCTGAACCCGTCGTGGCTGTCCACCGACTGCGGGCTCAAGGCCAGGATGTGGGCGTCGACCTCGTCGAACTCGGCGATCTCCTCCGTGTAGGTGTTGAGCTGGCGGGTGCACACCGGGGTGTTGTCACCCGGGTAGAAGACCAGCACGACGACCTCGCCCCGGTAGGCGGACAGCGTGTAGTCGCGGTGGCCCTCGGGGGTGCCGTCGGTGCCGGGGAGCGTGAAGTCGGGCGCCGGGTCGCCGACGGAGACGGAAGCCACGAGCCTCAGGCCTCCACCGTCTCGAGGATCGAGTCCGGGATGTCGAAGTTGGCGTGGACCTCACCGACGTCGTCCTGGTCGTCGAGCGCGTCGATCAGCCGCAGCACCTGCTTGGCCGCCGTCGAGTCGTCCAACAGGATCGTGGTCTTCGGCACCATCGCCGAGTCCGACGACTCCACCGTCATGCCCGCCGCCTCGATCGCGGCCCGCACGGCGTGGACGTCGGCCGGGGCGGTGGTGACCCGCCAGGCGTCGCCCTCGTCGGCGATGTCCTCGGCGCCGGCGTCGAGCGCCGCCATCATCAGCTCGTCCTCGTCGGCCTTGCGGTCGACCACCACGGTCCCCTTCCGCTCGAACTGCCAGGCCACCGCCCCCGGCTCGGCCATCGATCCGCCGTGCCGGGTGAAGATGCTGCGGATCTCGGCGCCGGTGCGGTTGCGGTTGTCGGTGAGGCACTCGGCCAGCACCGCCACGCCGCCCGGGGCGTAGCCCTCGTAGGTGATCTGCTCGTAGGTGACGCCCTCCAGCTCACCGGTCCCCCGCTTGACCGCGCGCTCGATGGTGTCGAGCGGGATCGAGTTGTCGCGCGCCTTCTGGAACATGGTGCGCAGCGTCGGGTTCGACTCGACGTCGCCACCCCCCTGCCGGGCTGCCACCTCCACCTGGCGGATCAGCTTGGCGAACAGCTTGCCGCGACTGGCGTCCTTGGCGGCCTTCTTGTGCTTGATCGTGGCCCACTTGGAATGGCCTGACATTCACATCACCTCTTCGAGGAACAACGCATGGAGACGGGAGTCGTCGCTCAGCTCCG
This window contains:
- a CDS encoding YciI family protein, translated to MQYLATIYVRERGPTESDADELREMNEGYTRFGQLAASAIRGGEALQPVATGSTVREPRPGTEAPLVTDGPFTESTEVVGGYYVLETDTFDQVVDLVKEIPAASDPDGAVEVRPVVMVWAPELPVETQPGDVRYLATIYGKESAADVPDTPEWDEMAAVHGQFIDKHAAALLSGVALQPAATATTVRVRNGDLLVTDGPFAETEEVIGGLYLLRAATRSDAVAVAQDIPTNPGGAVELRPIMEFM
- the yajC gene encoding preprotein translocase subunit YajC, with the protein product MQPLLILAVTFGLLWVLFLLPQQRRVRAHQQLVASLEEDDEIVLTAGIFGRITTIGPEEMTVEVAPSVELRVARMAVLRRVEHAVAGFDEPGPELPEETED
- a CDS encoding YciI family protein; its protein translation is MQYLATLYDREDSLTSPGTPEWDAEMGAYEAFHTKHAAAILGGEALHASDTARTVRASLVTDGPFTETAEVIGGYFVLEAETLDDAVEQAADLPAASTPHGAVEVRPLVMLWEPEEPVETQPGDTRYLALVYAPEAEGAPPESPEWEEMSARHGRFMDDHVGSLTSGLALHPVATATTVRVRDGQVRVTDGPAVDAPGVLGGLYVLRASSPDDAVAVARAIPTSPGGAVELRPAMELGEG
- a CDS encoding adenine phosphoribosyltransferase, whose amino-acid sequence is MDEAALLSRVRDVPDFPEPGIVFKDLTPLLGDPEAFRFVVDALVDYAEGLPDGPIGKVVGIEARGFTFAAAVAYRMGLGLVPVRKPGKLPHETVAETYELEYGTDTLEIHRDAVEAGEAVLVVDDVLATGGTAAATCRLLQSVGGRVAGLGFVVELGFLEGRAKLRDYQLFSLLTL
- the secD gene encoding protein translocase subunit SecD, with protein sequence MRRRLLYPLIFILVCAFGGLAFTVITDSSPELGLDLQGGVSVVLRPTAETSSGELDVALQIIRRRVDGLGVAEPEIVKQGDNILVQLPGVENRDRAIELVGQTAELRFRPVLQEIPTGALEEGDATTTTTAPADGSTTTAIDESTTTTAADGSTDEGAFGTGGGLVEGESAAALQEPDPTTTTAPPTPTTTAPGATTPTTAPPTSIDDVLTKPEDDTAEAQVFLADKDETAIYQLGPMLATGEIVQSADARLGQTGEWEVGLTMHSGAEGIDLFNSIAAKCFQGADQTVCPSGKLAIVLDSVVQSAPSINNANFSRDSISISGAFSEREAKDLALVLKYGSLPVELERQTVKTVSASLGEDSLRAGIIAGLVGIALVVLYLVFYYRALGIVVILGLAVWSSLLYTIVSWLGETRGLALTLAGVTGIIISVGVTVDSYVVFFERLKDEVKAGRTLRSSTERAFSRAFRTILAADISSFLGAAVLWWLTVGSVRGFAFFLGLSTVLDVIVAWSFTRPVVTYLSRSRLFTEAPVLGVARGLAMPETSTTAAAGAGR
- the secF gene encoding protein translocase subunit SecF, with product MSTTDDEQEEQAVTDELAAQAERPAKKRSIWSRLYHGETRFDFIGRRRVWFIISAVAVLLSLGSLVTRGFQLGIDFEGGVVWELPAGDASVADARDALGEFGLSSATIQTQDNDGVEELRVESEPIDVEESDQVTAKLADLTGATVDEVNLNEVGPSWGEEISEKALRALVVFLVLVTIYITLRFEWAMAVPTLVALIHDVAITAGVYSLTGLEVTPATVIAILTILGFSIYDGIVVFDKVDENTRLVSSTGGMSYGGMVNMSLNQTLMRSLNTSITALLPVGSLLVVGSWIMGATTLQEFALALLIGLFSGAYSSIFIASPLLALLKEREPRYRDIKRRVEARGGEVVASASGATAAVASSGGSGQSGVTNGGDSVVAPSGRVIPARPRKKSKGGPRR
- a CDS encoding sigma-70 family RNA polymerase sigma factor, which produces MTSPTPTPTSAREAREVAERTFRAESGWVLASLARRLGDVGAAEDAVQEAFVEALRTWPLRGVPREPVAWLTTTSRNRALDRVRRETRRPGNEEAATRTVLAALEDPPDLHPVPDDQLRLVFTCCHPTLSPEAQVALTLRLVCGLQTPEIARAFLQPPATVGQRLSRAKRKIRDAGIPFRVPPAARLPERLSSVLACIYLVFTEGYAATSGDALIRRELCDEAIRLARLVADLMGDHAETHALLALLLLQDSRRATRLSDDGHLVLLEHQDRGRWDRDRIADGMVHLSAARRRGPYQLQAEIAAVHAAAPTWETTDWAQIAALYAELALVAPSPVVELNRAVAVAYAEGPQAGLVVLDAVADDPRLARSHQLPATRGDLMARLGRWDEAATSFRRAVALARTEPERAFLTRRLEDAEAAEAAGAGGLGSRGRG